Proteins encoded within one genomic window of Saccharopolyspora pogona:
- a CDS encoding PPOX class F420-dependent oxidoreductase, which translates to MTKEEMPPDVQELLSLPNPAVIATVNAAGAPVSVATWYLWDSGKVLVNMDAGRARLKHLRADPRVSLTVLDGANWYRHVSLRGRVTALEDDPDLTDIDRLAQHYLGEPYPVRDRPRVSGWIEVDAWHSWGG; encoded by the coding sequence ATGACGAAGGAAGAAATGCCGCCGGACGTGCAGGAGCTGCTGTCCCTCCCGAACCCGGCGGTGATCGCCACCGTTAACGCCGCCGGCGCGCCGGTCTCGGTGGCCACCTGGTACCTCTGGGACAGCGGAAAAGTGCTGGTCAACATGGATGCGGGCCGGGCACGGCTGAAGCACCTCAGGGCCGATCCGCGGGTGTCGCTGACGGTGCTGGACGGCGCGAACTGGTACCGGCACGTCAGCCTGCGCGGCCGGGTCACCGCATTGGAGGACGACCCGGACCTGACCGACATCGACCGGCTCGCCCAGCACTACCTGGGCGAGCCGTACCCGGTCCGCGACCGGCCCCGGGTCAGCGGCTGGATCGAGGTGGACGCCTGGCACAGCTGGGGCGGCTGA
- a CDS encoding TetR/AcrR family transcriptional regulator: MSTIPPAPAARRKDPARRERIARAAITVVAERGVEKLTHRAVAAAADVPLGSTTYYFATLDDLLASALRQAAEDDVEHLREWAGRLERDCDLAVALTDLVLHYLGPALPQTVVEHQLYIASLHKPALRQVSQEWDTALAELFASYTDPSTGRALSVLFCGLLLQGVVRESVPSRDEIETIFRRVLGVGAKT; the protein is encoded by the coding sequence ATGTCGACCATCCCGCCCGCGCCCGCCGCGCGCCGCAAGGACCCGGCCCGCCGCGAGCGCATCGCCCGCGCCGCGATCACGGTCGTCGCCGAACGCGGGGTGGAGAAGCTCACGCACCGTGCCGTGGCGGCTGCGGCGGATGTTCCGCTGGGGTCGACCACCTACTACTTCGCCACCCTCGACGACCTGCTCGCCAGCGCGCTGCGGCAGGCCGCCGAGGACGACGTCGAGCACCTCCGGGAGTGGGCCGGCCGGCTCGAACGCGACTGCGATCTGGCCGTCGCGCTGACCGACCTGGTGCTGCACTACCTCGGTCCGGCGCTGCCGCAGACCGTCGTCGAGCATCAGCTCTACATCGCCTCGCTGCACAAGCCCGCGCTACGCCAGGTGAGCCAGGAATGGGACACCGCGCTGGCCGAGCTGTTCGCCTCCTACACCGATCCGTCCACCGGGCGCGCGTTGTCCGTTCTGTTCTGCGGTTTGCTGCTGCAAGGCGTCGTCCGGGAATCGGTGCCGAGCCGAGACGAAATCGAGACGATATTCCGCCGAGTCCTCGGGGTGGGCGCGAAAACCTGA
- a CDS encoding coiled-coil domain-containing protein, translating into MGHIEDRELVPLKSDFDTVWYGFRRSQVKFYVQQTENEIRLVTEDRDSALSQVGDLTAQLNQARAEVESLKQRLDEQARSPIDAAALSDRLRRMVRLAQDEADEIVAAAQSASEHEWARSEQAATELRERYEKLVAEADEWRRQSEQQRNEMLARTREEVQAMAREAEQRRRRLDTEAEERRTQVENDFEVSMAARRQEASCIQAEREQKSREEAQRRVREATAEAERRIRRADEYAETMLRVRQDVAERVRAVQQVLAAAEPFLAATEAGAVSEASDGYVGEVVQSGQMPSGDVSVPKQRDEEPVPQGADTAA; encoded by the coding sequence GTGGGGCACATCGAAGACCGCGAACTGGTACCGCTGAAGTCGGATTTCGACACGGTGTGGTACGGGTTCCGGCGATCACAGGTGAAGTTCTACGTCCAGCAGACCGAGAACGAGATCCGGCTCGTCACCGAGGACCGGGACTCGGCGCTCAGCCAGGTCGGCGACCTGACGGCGCAGCTGAACCAGGCGCGCGCCGAGGTCGAGTCGCTCAAGCAGCGGCTCGACGAACAGGCGCGCTCGCCGATCGACGCCGCGGCGCTGTCGGACCGGTTACGCCGGATGGTCCGGCTCGCGCAGGACGAGGCGGACGAGATCGTCGCCGCCGCGCAGTCCGCATCCGAGCACGAGTGGGCGCGGTCCGAGCAGGCCGCCACCGAACTCCGAGAACGCTACGAGAAGCTGGTGGCGGAGGCCGACGAGTGGCGCCGCCAGTCCGAGCAGCAGCGCAACGAGATGTTGGCGCGCACCCGCGAGGAAGTCCAGGCGATGGCGCGCGAAGCGGAGCAGCGCCGCCGCCGGCTGGACACCGAGGCCGAGGAGCGTCGCACCCAGGTCGAGAACGACTTCGAGGTGTCGATGGCGGCGCGCCGCCAAGAGGCGTCGTGCATCCAGGCCGAGCGCGAGCAGAAGAGCCGAGAAGAAGCGCAGCGGCGGGTCCGCGAAGCGACCGCGGAAGCGGAGCGGCGGATCCGGCGAGCCGACGAGTACGCCGAGACGATGCTGCGGGTGCGGCAGGACGTCGCGGAGCGCGTGCGGGCCGTGCAGCAGGTGCTGGCCGCGGCGGAGCCGTTCCTGGCGGCGACGGAGGCCGGCGCGGTGAGCGAGGCGTCCGACGGCTACGTCGGCGAAGTCGTCCAAAGTGGACAGATGCCGTCCGGTGACGTCAGCGTGCCCAAGCAGCGCGACGAGGAGCCGGTCCCGCAGGGGGCGGACACTGCCGCCTAA